In a single window of the Deinococcus aetherius genome:
- a CDS encoding acyl-CoA dehydrogenase family protein, with amino-acid sequence MEFNLPEDLRDVQATVRDFMLSVVEPRAHEIEETNRVPGELMRGAADLGLFGLSIPEEYGGVGLGALGRCAVYEALGQGHMGFGGVISAHASIGTSGLVRLGNEEQKRQFLPRMASGECIAGFAITEPSSGSDAANIRTRAEKRGDCYVLNGTKHYISNAPIAGLLTVIAITDPSKGTRGMSAFLIEPQTTPGVKIGKIDEKMGQKGSLSAEVIFEDAEIPAGNLLGPEHLGYREALGILTNGRVGIAARSTGAMQRLLDLSVNHAKTREQFGQPIAEFQAVQFMLAEMEVAIQTSRLLWQKVAWMVDQGQDVRRMASVAKYHATEMLSQVADKAVQVAGGMGYMKDSPVERYYRDQRLLRIYEGTSEIQKLIIARDLLA; translated from the coding sequence ATGGAATTCAATCTGCCCGAGGACCTGCGGGACGTGCAGGCGACCGTCCGTGACTTCATGCTGAGCGTGGTCGAGCCCCGCGCGCACGAGATCGAGGAGACGAACCGCGTGCCCGGCGAGCTGATGCGCGGGGCCGCCGACCTGGGCCTCTTCGGCCTGAGCATCCCCGAGGAGTACGGCGGCGTCGGGCTGGGGGCGCTGGGCCGCTGCGCCGTGTACGAGGCGCTGGGGCAGGGGCACATGGGCTTCGGCGGGGTGATCAGCGCGCACGCCTCCATCGGCACGAGCGGGCTGGTGAGGCTCGGCAACGAGGAGCAGAAGCGGCAGTTCCTCCCCCGCATGGCGAGCGGCGAGTGCATCGCGGGCTTCGCTATCACCGAGCCCAGCAGCGGGTCGGACGCGGCGAACATCCGCACTCGGGCCGAGAAGAGGGGCGACTGCTACGTCCTCAACGGCACGAAGCACTACATCTCCAACGCGCCCATCGCGGGCCTGCTGACCGTCATCGCCATCACCGACCCGTCGAAGGGCACGCGCGGCATGAGCGCCTTCCTCATCGAGCCGCAGACCACCCCCGGCGTGAAGATCGGCAAGATCGACGAGAAGATGGGCCAGAAGGGCTCCCTGTCCGCCGAGGTGATCTTCGAGGATGCCGAGATTCCGGCGGGGAACCTCCTCGGCCCCGAGCACCTGGGCTACCGCGAGGCGCTGGGCATCCTGACGAACGGGCGGGTGGGGATCGCCGCGCGCTCGACCGGGGCGATGCAGCGCCTCCTCGACCTCTCGGTCAATCACGCCAAGACCCGCGAGCAGTTCGGCCAGCCCATCGCCGAGTTCCAGGCGGTGCAGTTCATGCTCGCGGAGATGGAGGTCGCCATCCAGACCTCGCGCCTGCTGTGGCAGAAAGTCGCCTGGATGGTGGATCAGGGCCAGGACGTGCGCCGCATGGCCTCGGTGGCGAAGTACCACGCGACCGAGATGCTCTCCCAGGTCGCCGACAAGGCCGTGCAGGTCGCGGGCGGCATGGGCTACATGAAGGACTCGCCCGTGGAGCGGTACTACCGCGACCAGCGGCTGCTGCGGATTTACGAGGGCACCAGCGAGATTCAGAAGCTGATCATCGCGCGGGACCTCTTGGCTTAG
- a CDS encoding YqgE/AlgH family protein, which produces MSVPLTFLVASPHLHGFFKGAVILLLEHDEKGAMGLLVTSPLRQTVGELLPDVPGGEAGVAWSGGPVDPTVGWCLYREPTNLPGEVRLAPGLLVTSSLDVLRAVMASGQTFMLLLGYAGWGAGQLAEEAREGTWLWVEQETPDLLWNVPAGERWQAALDRLGVSPGTIMPGGAQA; this is translated from the coding sequence ATGTCTGTGCCGCTCACGTTCCTGGTCGCCAGCCCTCACCTGCACGGGTTCTTCAAGGGCGCAGTGATCCTGCTGCTGGAACACGACGAGAAGGGGGCGATGGGCCTGCTGGTCACCTCGCCCCTGCGGCAGACGGTCGGCGAACTCCTCCCCGACGTGCCCGGGGGCGAGGCGGGGGTCGCGTGGTCGGGCGGCCCGGTGGACCCCACCGTCGGGTGGTGCCTGTACCGTGAGCCCACGAACCTGCCCGGGGAGGTCCGCCTCGCCCCGGGCCTGCTGGTCACGAGCAGCCTGGACGTGCTGCGCGCGGTGATGGCGAGCGGGCAGACCTTCATGCTGCTGCTGGGGTACGCGGGGTGGGGGGCCGGGCAGCTTGCCGAAGAAGCCCGCGAGGGCACCTGGCTGTGGGTCGAGCAGGAGACACCCGACCTCCTCTGGAACGTGCCCGCCGGGGAACGCTGGCAGGCGGCGCTCGACCGCCTGGGGGTGAGTCCGGGGACGATCATGCCGGGTGGGGCACAGGCGTAG
- a CDS encoding AAA family ATPase, with protein sequence MPPVLLLLTGAPASGKSRLAARLAAELAWPLLSRDRIRELLWDALPSEGDARGASSDAAWRLFYSLTEDLLFNGSNVVAESSLHFRRSVNELQPVLSRATTAHIHLDCDRAIRVERYAARVAGRHPCFNDSALAQRYREEPDRWVYFEEPPALDVPLLRLNTSTGEDRLEQALAFVRTFG encoded by the coding sequence ATGCCTCCGGTCCTCTTGCTCCTGACGGGTGCGCCAGCCAGCGGCAAGAGCCGGTTGGCCGCCCGACTTGCCGCCGAGTTGGCGTGGCCTCTGCTGTCTCGTGACCGAATCAGGGAGTTGTTGTGGGACGCCCTGCCTTCGGAAGGTGATGCGCGGGGGGCGTCTTCCGATGCTGCCTGGAGGTTGTTCTACTCGCTGACCGAAGACCTCCTCTTCAACGGCTCGAACGTCGTTGCGGAAAGCAGCCTGCACTTCCGGCGGTCGGTGAACGAACTTCAGCCCGTCCTGTCGCGGGCCACCACGGCACACATTCACCTGGACTGTGACCGCGCCATTCGCGTAGAACGCTATGCCGCCCGTGTAGCGGGCCGCCACCCCTGTTTCAATGACTCGGCACTGGCCCAACGCTACCGTGAGGAGCCGGATCGCTGGGTTTATTTCGAGGAGCCGCCTGCCCTGGACGTTCCCCTGCTAAGGCTGAACACCTCTACTGGAGAGGATCGTCTGGAACAGGCATTGGCCTTTGTAAGGACGTTCGGGTAA
- the lon gene encoding endopeptidase La — MPTENLPTPLPANVPVCPVRGSVIYPTMVQHIDASRALSIQAIEAAMSGEKVILIVSQRDKDVDDPQGSDLYDVGTACNVLRVRKNPDGTVQMLVAATSRARVTRYTRGDYLKADIVPLPTETGDPVELQALTRELREKFEVVAAGGKVSAESVQAIQGKDNPGEMADHIAFNLDFKLEDKQAILEATRVTDRIRRVLTLLDTEQEVQAVQARIRAQVKEEIDKNQREYYLREQMKVIQKELQGGEEGEEGDEAEQFRAKIDALGLKPEVKKEIDREVGRLARMHPDAAEASVIRTYLTWITELPWNVRSEDRLDVPEAAKILDEDHYGLEKVKDRVLEFLAVRRLRKERAERGEIEASEVNKGPILVFTGPPGVGKTSIAQSIAKALGRKYVRIALGGARDESDIRGHRRTYIGAMPGRIIQGMRTAATKNPVILLDEVDKLGSSYQGDPSAALLEVLDPAQNQHFTDHYLGVAFDLSEVMFIATANYPEQIPAALMDRMEVIDFSSYIEQEKLEIAKRYLLPRQLVQNGLKENQISFTDAALERLISHYTREAGVRNLEREIGTVARKVARRIATGEVKRVKVTDKELDRYLGQSRYQPESEAREDMVGVSTGMFYTPVGGDILFVETSVMPGKGGLVLTGQLGDVMKESARAALTYAKSNAGRFHLDRDKIDNSEIHIHVPAGAIPKEGPSAGGAIATSLISALSGVPARRDVAMTGEITLTGRYLPIGGLKEKVLGARRAGIRHIIMPKANEADLRDIPLHLRSSMRFHPCETVDEVLDVALVGGLGALERGTDAPAGVTPPAPKRKSTRRAPGASA; from the coding sequence ATGCCCACTGAAAACCTTCCTACCCCGCTGCCCGCCAACGTGCCCGTGTGCCCGGTGCGCGGTAGCGTCATTTACCCGACGATGGTGCAGCACATCGACGCCAGCCGCGCCCTCTCCATCCAGGCCATCGAGGCGGCGATGAGCGGCGAGAAGGTCATATTGATCGTCTCCCAGCGCGACAAGGACGTGGACGACCCACAGGGGAGCGACCTTTACGACGTGGGCACCGCCTGCAACGTGCTGCGCGTGCGCAAGAACCCCGACGGCACAGTGCAGATGCTGGTGGCCGCCACGTCGCGCGCCCGCGTGACGCGCTACACCCGGGGCGACTACCTCAAGGCCGACATCGTGCCGCTGCCCACCGAGACGGGCGACCCGGTCGAACTCCAGGCGCTGACCCGCGAGCTGCGCGAGAAGTTCGAGGTCGTTGCTGCGGGCGGCAAGGTGAGCGCCGAGAGCGTTCAGGCCATCCAGGGCAAGGACAACCCCGGTGAGATGGCCGACCACATCGCCTTCAACCTCGACTTCAAGCTGGAGGACAAGCAGGCGATTCTGGAGGCCACCCGCGTCACCGACCGCATCCGCCGGGTGCTGACCCTCCTCGACACCGAGCAGGAGGTGCAGGCTGTCCAGGCCCGCATCCGCGCCCAGGTCAAGGAGGAGATCGACAAGAACCAGCGCGAGTACTACCTGCGCGAGCAGATGAAGGTCATCCAGAAGGAGCTTCAGGGCGGCGAGGAGGGCGAGGAGGGCGACGAGGCCGAGCAGTTCCGCGCCAAGATCGACGCGCTGGGCCTGAAGCCCGAGGTGAAAAAGGAGATCGACCGCGAGGTGGGCCGCCTCGCCCGGATGCACCCCGACGCCGCCGAGGCCTCGGTCATCCGCACCTACCTCACCTGGATCACCGAACTCCCCTGGAACGTCCGCAGCGAGGACCGGCTGGACGTGCCCGAGGCCGCCAAGATTCTCGACGAGGACCACTACGGCCTGGAGAAGGTCAAGGACCGGGTGCTGGAGTTCCTCGCCGTACGCCGCCTGCGTAAGGAGCGCGCCGAGCGCGGCGAGATCGAGGCCTCCGAGGTCAACAAGGGGCCGATCCTGGTGTTCACGGGCCCTCCTGGCGTCGGCAAGACGAGCATCGCGCAGAGCATCGCCAAGGCGCTGGGGCGCAAGTACGTCCGCATCGCCCTGGGCGGCGCGCGGGACGAGAGCGACATTCGCGGCCACCGCCGCACCTACATCGGCGCGATGCCGGGGCGGATCATCCAGGGGATGCGCACGGCGGCCACCAAGAACCCGGTGATCCTGCTCGACGAGGTGGACAAGCTCGGCTCCTCGTACCAGGGTGACCCCTCGGCGGCGCTGCTGGAAGTCCTCGACCCAGCGCAGAACCAGCACTTCACCGACCACTACCTCGGCGTGGCCTTCGACCTCAGCGAAGTGATGTTCATCGCCACGGCGAACTACCCCGAGCAGATCCCCGCCGCGCTGATGGACCGCATGGAGGTCATCGACTTCTCCTCGTACATCGAGCAGGAGAAGCTGGAGATCGCTAAGCGGTACCTGCTGCCCCGCCAGCTCGTGCAAAACGGGCTGAAGGAAAACCAGATCAGCTTCACGGACGCGGCGCTCGAAAGGCTGATCAGCCACTACACGCGGGAAGCGGGCGTGCGCAACCTGGAGCGCGAGATCGGCACGGTGGCCCGCAAGGTGGCCCGCCGCATCGCCACCGGGGAGGTCAAGCGGGTCAAGGTGACCGACAAGGAACTCGACCGCTACCTCGGCCAGAGCCGCTACCAGCCCGAGTCGGAGGCGCGCGAGGACATGGTGGGGGTCAGCACCGGGATGTTCTACACGCCGGTGGGCGGCGACATCCTTTTCGTGGAAACCTCTGTGATGCCCGGCAAGGGCGGGTTGGTCCTGACCGGCCAGCTCGGCGACGTGATGAAGGAGTCGGCCCGCGCCGCCCTGACGTACGCCAAGAGCAACGCGGGGAGATTCCACCTCGACCGTGACAAGATCGACAACTCGGAAATCCACATTCACGTTCCGGCGGGGGCGATCCCCAAGGAAGGTCCCAGCGCGGGCGGCGCCATCGCCACCAGCCTGATCTCGGCCCTGAGCGGCGTGCCCGCCCGGCGTGACGTGGCAATGACGGGTGAGATCACCCTGACGGGCCGTTACCTGCCCATCGGCGGCCTGAAAGAGAAGGTGCTGGGCGCCCGGCGCGCGGGTATCCGCCACATCATCATGCCCAAGGCGAACGAGGCAGACCTGCGGGACATTCCCCTCCACCTGCGTTCCTCGATGCGCTTCCACCCCTGCGAAACGGTGGACGAGGTGCTGGACGTGGCCCTCGTCGGCGGCCTGGGGGCACTGGAACGCGGAACGGACGCCCCCGCCGGGGTGACCCCGCCCGCCCCCAAGCGCAAGTCCACCCGCCGGGCACCCGGCGCGAGCGCGTAA
- the acs gene encoding acetate--CoA ligase — protein MTDPALSQPSPNDHIDAMLHENRVIPPSEEFAARARVSREQYEERYRRSLDDPDGFWSEVADELAWMRRWDEVLDWQEPHARWFVGGQTNIAYNALDRNVARGLGDKTAIIWEGEDGTVRTSTYSELLREVKKAANALTSLGVQQGDRVTLYLPLIPEAAVAMLACARIGAVHSVVFGGFSVSALSDRINDAQSKVLITADAGQRRGALVRLKENADQAAQNTPSLEKIVVVCRANCDAPMQEGRDVWWHDVVGAASEEHEAVPLDSEHPLFILYTSGSTGKPKGVQHTTGGYMVGTYLTTQAVFDLREDDVYWCTADVGWVTGHSYSVYGPLLNGATVVLYEGAPNHPDWGRFWEVVQKHRVTILYTAPTAIRSFMRQGDEIPSRYDLSSLRLLGSVGEPINPEAWMWYYRVIGGERCPVVDTWWQTETGAIMLTTLPGAHPSKPGSAGLPMFGVEPAIMTHAGEELGPDDGGLLVIKRPWPSMLRTVYGDDERYRKSYWGEIPGVYFAGDGARRDHEGYITVVGRVDDVLNVSGHRLGTMEIESALVAHPSIAEAAVVGRPDDVKGECVVAFVLPQSGFEVDPKVIRAHVSKEIGALARPDAIIIADALPKTRSGKIMRRFLRQIAAGKEIQGDTSTLEDPGVLDRLAATQAV, from the coding sequence ATGACCGACCCCGCCCTGTCCCAACCCAGCCCGAACGACCACATCGACGCGATGCTGCACGAGAACCGGGTGATTCCGCCCAGCGAGGAGTTCGCCGCGCGGGCCCGCGTCTCCCGCGAGCAGTACGAGGAACGCTACCGCCGCAGCCTCGACGACCCCGACGGCTTCTGGAGCGAGGTGGCGGACGAACTCGCCTGGATGCGCCGCTGGGATGAGGTGCTCGACTGGCAGGAGCCGCACGCCCGCTGGTTCGTCGGCGGCCAGACGAACATCGCCTACAACGCCCTCGACCGGAATGTAGCGCGCGGCCTGGGCGACAAGACGGCCATCATCTGGGAGGGCGAGGACGGCACGGTCCGCACCTCCACCTACTCCGAACTCCTGCGCGAGGTGAAGAAGGCGGCGAACGCGCTGACCTCCCTGGGGGTGCAACAGGGCGACCGGGTGACCCTCTACCTGCCCCTGATCCCCGAGGCGGCGGTCGCCATGCTCGCCTGCGCCCGGATCGGGGCCGTCCACAGCGTCGTTTTTGGCGGCTTCTCGGTGAGTGCGCTCTCCGACCGCATCAATGACGCGCAGAGCAAGGTCCTGATCACCGCCGACGCTGGGCAGCGCCGGGGCGCGCTCGTGCGGCTCAAGGAGAACGCGGACCAGGCGGCCCAGAACACGCCGAGCCTGGAAAAGATCGTGGTGGTCTGCCGCGCGAACTGCGACGCCCCCATGCAGGAGGGCCGCGACGTGTGGTGGCACGACGTGGTGGGTGCGGCCAGTGAGGAGCACGAGGCCGTCCCCCTCGACTCCGAGCACCCCCTCTTCATCCTCTACACCTCGGGAAGCACGGGCAAGCCCAAGGGCGTGCAGCACACGACGGGCGGCTACATGGTGGGCACCTACCTCACCACCCAGGCCGTGTTCGACCTGCGCGAGGACGACGTGTACTGGTGCACCGCCGACGTGGGCTGGGTGACCGGGCACTCCTACAGCGTGTACGGGCCGCTGCTCAACGGCGCGACGGTCGTGCTGTACGAGGGCGCACCCAACCACCCCGACTGGGGCCGCTTCTGGGAGGTCGTTCAGAAGCACCGGGTCACGATCCTCTACACCGCGCCGACCGCCATCCGCTCCTTCATGCGGCAGGGAGACGAGATTCCCTCCCGCTACGACCTGAGCAGCCTGCGCCTCCTCGGCTCGGTCGGCGAGCCCATCAACCCGGAGGCGTGGATGTGGTACTACCGCGTGATCGGCGGCGAGCGGTGCCCGGTGGTGGATACGTGGTGGCAGACCGAGACGGGCGCGATCATGCTGACCACCCTGCCCGGCGCGCACCCCAGCAAGCCCGGCAGCGCGGGCCTCCCGATGTTCGGCGTCGAGCCCGCGATCATGACCCACGCAGGGGAGGAACTCGGGCCCGACGACGGCGGGCTGCTGGTCATCAAGCGGCCCTGGCCATCCATGCTGCGCACCGTGTACGGCGACGACGAGCGTTACCGCAAGAGCTACTGGGGCGAGATTCCGGGCGTGTACTTCGCCGGGGACGGGGCGCGCCGCGATCATGAGGGCTACATTACAGTGGTCGGGCGCGTGGACGACGTGCTCAACGTCTCCGGGCACCGCCTGGGCACGATGGAGATCGAGTCGGCGCTCGTCGCTCACCCGAGCATCGCCGAGGCCGCCGTCGTGGGCCGTCCCGACGACGTGAAGGGCGAGTGCGTCGTCGCTTTCGTGCTGCCCCAGAGCGGTTTCGAGGTCGATCCCAAGGTAATCCGTGCCCACGTCTCCAAGGAGATCGGTGCCCTCGCCCGCCCCGACGCGATCATCATCGCCGACGCCCTGCCCAAGACCCGCAGCGGCAAGATCATGCGCCGCTTCCTGCGCCAGATCGCCGCCGGGAAGGAGATTCAGGGCGACACGAGCACGCTGGAGGACCCCGGCGTGCTGGACAGATTGGCGGCGACTCAGGCGGTGTAG
- a CDS encoding aminotransferase class I/II-fold pyridoxal phosphate-dependent enzyme, whose translation MWASKRAAAVPGSVFALMDAAKGRARAAGLNVIDLSIGSSDRPPPEAALQELREATRDPATYRYPLFSDTAPLREAAAAYLASRFGVRVDVDREVLPLIGAQEGLAHLLLAVTDPADTVLLPDPCYPPYLGAVAVAGLQVVSLPLLPERGFLPDLGAVPEEVRPRVLLLNYPNNPTSAVADAAFFREAAAWCRSRGTLLVHDHPYAELTFGDYRAPSALEAGLEGALELHSLSKTHHMGGFRVGFAAGDAGALAALARVKGAVDFHPYLGIQRAAAVALGLPDEIGRAGARAFEARRDALVPALREIGWEVALPQASMYVWARVPGLTDSVTYAVRAAETTGVAVNPGRAFGERGEGFVRFALVQPPEVLVEAAGRLAGVAIQDRVYS comes from the coding sequence ATGTGGGCTTCAAAGCGGGCGGCGGCTGTGCCGGGCAGTGTCTTCGCCCTGATGGACGCGGCAAAGGGTCGGGCGCGGGCGGCGGGACTGAACGTGATCGACCTCAGCATAGGATCGAGCGACCGACCGCCCCCGGAGGCCGCCCTGCAAGAGTTGCGGGAGGCCACCCGCGACCCCGCCACCTACCGTTACCCCCTCTTCAGCGACACGGCGCCCCTGCGCGAGGCGGCGGCCGCGTATCTGGCGAGCCGCTTCGGGGTGCGGGTGGACGTGGACCGCGAGGTGCTGCCCCTGATCGGCGCGCAGGAGGGCCTGGCGCACCTGCTGCTGGCGGTCACCGACCCCGCCGACACCGTGCTGCTCCCCGACCCCTGCTATCCCCCGTACCTGGGCGCGGTGGCGGTCGCGGGGCTCCAAGTGGTCTCCCTGCCGCTGCTCCCCGAACGCGGTTTCCTCCCCGACCTGGGGGCGGTCCCGGAGGAGGTGCGGCCCCGCGTCCTGCTGCTGAACTACCCCAACAATCCGACCTCGGCGGTGGCGGACGCGGCGTTTTTCCGGGAGGCCGCCGCGTGGTGCCGTTCGCGGGGCACGCTGCTCGTTCACGACCACCCCTACGCCGAGCTGACGTTCGGAGATTACCGGGCGCCAAGTGCCCTGGAGGCCGGGCTGGAGGGCGCCTTGGAGCTGCACTCGCTTTCCAAGACGCACCACATGGGTGGCTTTCGAGTGGGCTTCGCGGCGGGGGACGCGGGTGCGCTGGCCGCCCTCGCCCGGGTCAAGGGCGCGGTGGACTTCCACCCCTACCTGGGCATCCAGCGGGCGGCGGCGGTCGCTTTGGGCCTGCCGGACGAAATTGGGCGGGCGGGGGCAAGGGCCTTCGAGGCGCGGCGGGACGCCCTGGTCCCGGCCCTGCGGGAGATCGGCTGGGAGGTCGCCCTGCCGCAGGCGAGCATGTACGTCTGGGCACGGGTGCCGGGCCTCACCGACAGCGTGACCTACGCCGTGCGCGCGGCCGAGACGACCGGCGTGGCGGTCAACCCCGGCCGCGCTTTCGGGGAAAGGGGCGAGGGCTTCGTGCGCTTCGCCCTCGTGCAGCCGCCGGAGGTGCTGGTGGAGGCGGCTGGGCGGCTGGCGGGCGTAGCGATTCAGGACCGCGTATACAGTTGA
- a CDS encoding alpha/beta hydrolase, with protein sequence MPHIRFRLSAPPPVPGATLFLTGEHRSWSSDPEGWTFREEPNGAELEADFPEGTLLAVKVRARHPDGTVTEEGDAWGGRAPTHQAVVRGDLTLDLAVAGWQDGRAGQDRPSRSAPPRETVTLATPWGKQTVKLWWPQGHDGALPLLILHDGQNVFDEGPTFSGESWDAAGAAQRLADEGLPCRIAALPVNHERNRRYVPFPFELNGHDPGADEYGDWLRDILLPYLQERFGTVPASRLALAGSSFGGLITAYLGLRDPGTYGTLGVFSPAIWPADFAFLHWLEGRSDPRARLWLDMGDHEGGSLEEAAEIVNLTRDLAVRLRPRVAEFHLTISEGHWHDEAAWRARFPDFLRWWWTGMRRA encoded by the coding sequence ATGCCCCACATCCGCTTTCGCCTGTCCGCGCCGCCCCCCGTGCCCGGAGCCACGCTCTTCCTGACCGGCGAGCACCGTAGCTGGAGCAGCGACCCGGAGGGGTGGACTTTTCGGGAGGAACCGAATGGGGCAGAACTGGAAGCGGACTTCCCCGAGGGAACGCTGCTCGCCGTGAAGGTCCGCGCCCGGCACCCGGACGGCACCGTCACCGAGGAGGGCGACGCTTGGGGCGGGCGGGCACCGACCCATCAGGCCGTGGTGCGGGGCGACCTGACCCTCGACCTCGCGGTGGCGGGCTGGCAGGACGGGCGCGCGGGTCAGGACCGGCCAAGCCGCAGCGCTCCGCCGCGCGAGACGGTCACGCTCGCCACTCCTTGGGGAAAGCAAACGGTTAAATTGTGGTGGCCGCAAGGTCACGATGGCGCGCTCCCCCTGCTGATCCTGCACGACGGCCAGAACGTCTTCGACGAGGGGCCTACCTTCTCGGGTGAGAGCTGGGACGCCGCCGGGGCCGCGCAGAGGCTGGCGGACGAGGGCTTGCCCTGCCGCATCGCCGCGCTGCCCGTGAATCACGAGCGCAATCGCCGCTACGTGCCCTTCCCGTTCGAACTCAACGGGCACGACCCCGGCGCGGACGAGTACGGGGACTGGCTGAGGGACATCCTCCTGCCGTACCTGCAAGAGCGTTTCGGAACCGTGCCCGCCTCACGACTTGCCCTGGCCGGGTCGTCCTTCGGTGGCCTGATCACCGCCTACTTAGGCCTGCGCGACCCCGGCACCTACGGCACGTTGGGCGTGTTCAGCCCGGCCATCTGGCCCGCCGACTTCGCCTTCCTGCACTGGCTGGAGGGAAGAAGCGATCCCCGGGCCCGCCTGTGGCTCGACATGGGCGACCACGAGGGCGGCAGTCTTGAGGAGGCTGCCGAGATTGTGAACCTCACCCGCGACCTCGCCGTGCGCCTGCGCCCGAGAGTGGCCGAGTTCCACCTCACCATCAGCGAGGGCCACTGGCACGACGAGGCGGCGTGGCGCGCCCGTTTTCCTGACTTCCTCCGGTGGTGGTGGACCGGGATGCGGCGCGCCTAA
- a CDS encoding helix-turn-helix domain-containing protein, with product MTDQVREQVLEEMQRKGINRQQLAEMIDMNPQYLWDMLAGKRSNIPQRWQDILDALGLEIVVQPKRQREQE from the coding sequence GTGACTGATCAAGTACGCGAGCAGGTCCTCGAAGAGATGCAGCGCAAGGGGATCAACCGTCAGCAGCTCGCCGAGATGATCGACATGAACCCGCAGTACCTCTGGGACATGCTCGCTGGGAAGCGGAGCAACATCCCCCAGCGGTGGCAGGACATCCTGGATGCTCTCGGGCTGGAGATCGTGGTGCAGCCCAAGCGGCAGCGGGAGCAAGAGTGA
- a CDS encoding solute symporter family protein, protein MTFLLAAVIVAITLGITFWASRRNTSASDFYVAGGRISAPQNGIAIAGDYMSAASFLGITGLIALNGYDGFMYSVGWFIAYLTVLFIVAEPLRNLGKYTLADMLVYRLKDPRVRTYAAISTIVVSSFYMIAQVVGAGSLISLLSGGAIGPSLAIPLVGVLMIIYVVVGGMLATTWVQIIKAVLLMFATIVMTVLILNRFGWSFSNLLGAVEQRNGAEFLGAGVKYKNPIDLISLGLALVLGTAGLPHILVRFYTVPTAQDARKSVVWAMVLIGAFYVMTAFMGNAANVLVGKDTITTANAAGNMAAPLLAQALFGGAGTVGGEFGLAFVTAVAFATILAVVAGLTIAASTSFTHDIYKGVIRKGQATEQQEFRVARLATVAVGVVAILLGLAAQTQNVAFLVALAFAIAASSNLPVILFTLFWRRFNATGAIWGIVGGILTCLALIAVSPNIRGIDPPEKTTGRHLVQAPAIFPLENPGIVSIPAGFAFAVLGTLLGARRREGTEQAFEEMQFRAYTGAGVDGTVAAHD, encoded by the coding sequence ATGACCTTCCTCCTCGCGGCCGTCATCGTCGCCATCACGCTCGGGATTACCTTCTGGGCGAGCAGGCGCAACACCTCGGCGAGCGACTTCTACGTGGCGGGCGGGCGGATCAGCGCGCCGCAAAACGGCATCGCCATCGCCGGGGACTACATGAGCGCGGCGTCCTTCCTGGGCATCACCGGCCTCATCGCCCTCAACGGCTACGACGGCTTCATGTACTCGGTGGGGTGGTTCATCGCCTACCTCACGGTGCTGTTCATCGTGGCCGAGCCCCTGCGCAACCTCGGCAAGTACACGCTCGCCGACATGCTCGTGTACCGCCTGAAAGACCCCCGGGTGCGGACCTACGCGGCGATCAGCACCATCGTCGTCAGTTCCTTCTACATGATCGCGCAGGTGGTGGGCGCCGGGTCGCTGATCAGCCTGCTCTCGGGCGGCGCCATCGGGCCGAGCCTCGCCATCCCACTCGTGGGCGTCCTGATGATCATCTACGTGGTGGTCGGCGGGATGCTGGCGACCACGTGGGTGCAGATCATTAAAGCCGTCCTCCTGATGTTCGCCACCATCGTGATGACGGTGCTGATCCTGAACCGCTTCGGCTGGAGCTTTTCCAACCTGTTGGGTGCGGTCGAGCAGCGCAACGGGGCCGAGTTCCTGGGCGCGGGCGTGAAGTACAAGAACCCCATCGACCTGATCTCGCTCGGTCTCGCGCTCGTGCTGGGTACGGCGGGCCTGCCTCACATCCTGGTGCGCTTCTACACCGTGCCGACCGCGCAGGACGCTCGCAAGAGCGTCGTGTGGGCGATGGTCCTGATCGGCGCCTTCTACGTGATGACGGCCTTCATGGGCAACGCGGCGAACGTGCTCGTCGGCAAGGACACGATCACCACGGCGAACGCGGCGGGCAACATGGCCGCCCCCCTCCTCGCGCAGGCCCTCTTCGGCGGAGCGGGCACGGTCGGCGGCGAGTTCGGCCTCGCGTTCGTGACCGCCGTGGCCTTCGCCACCATCCTCGCGGTCGTGGCGGGCCTGACCATCGCGGCGAGCACCAGCTTCACCCACGACATCTACAAGGGCGTGATCCGCAAGGGGCAGGCCACCGAGCAGCAGGAGTTCCGGGTGGCGCGGCTGGCGACGGTCGCCGTCGGCGTGGTCGCTATCCTGCTCGGCCTCGCCGCCCAGACGCAGAACGTGGCCTTCCTGGTGGCGCTGGCCTTCGCCATCGCCGCGAGTTCCAACCTGCCGGTGATCCTCTTCACCCTGTTCTGGCGGCGGTTCAACGCCACGGGCGCGATCTGGGGCATCGTGGGCGGCATCCTGACCTGCCTCGCCCTGATCGCGGTCAGCCCCAACATCCGGGGCATCGACCCGCCCGAGAAGACCACCGGCCGCCACCTCGTCCAGGCCCCCGCGATCTTCCCGCTGGAGAACCCTGGCATCGTCTCGATCCCCGCCGGATTCGCCTTCGCGGTCCTCGGCACCCTGCTCGGCGCCCGCCGCCGCGAGGGCACCGAGCAGGCCTTCGAGGAGATGCAGTTCCGCGCCTACACCGGGGCGGGCGTGGACGGGACCGTCGCCGCGCACGACTGA